Proteins encoded in a region of the Triticum dicoccoides isolate Atlit2015 ecotype Zavitan chromosome 3A, WEW_v2.0, whole genome shotgun sequence genome:
- the LOC119271626 gene encoding sphinganine C4-monooxygenase 2-like: MGFIAIGGEELLVTLAPVAVYWLYSGMYEVLGSSKALAKYRLHSRRDEETKNMASKRDVVKGVLLQQAIQAAISVAVLKLTGGEQDGGIDAKSGGRSQPSTAAASFLDTAARFAVAMVVLDAWQYFMHRVMHSSRYMYRRFHSWHHRVVAPYAFAAQYNHPVDGVLTETLSGAAAFLASGMGPRAAAAFFMFATVKGIDDHCGVLVPWNPLHAVFRDNNTAYHDVHHQLGGGRRNFSQPFFVIWDRLLGTYAGYTVEERHGGGLQVKIIKDNA, from the exons ATGGGGTTCATCGCCATCGGCGGCGAGGAGCTCTTGGTGACGCTTGCGCCGGTGGCCGTGTACTGGCTCTACTCCGGGATGTACGAGGTGCTGGGGAGCAGCAAGGCCCTGGCCAAGTACAGGCTTCACTCGAGGAGGGACGAGGAGACCAAGAACATGGCGTCCAAGAGGGACGTGGTCAAGGgcgtgctcctgcagcaggccatcCAGGCTGCCATCTCAGTTGCTGTGCTCAAG CTGACAGGCGGTGAGCAAGACGGCGGCATCGACGCCAAGTCCGGCGGTCGGAGCCAGccgtcgacggcggcggcgtcgtTCCTGGACACGGCCGCGAGGTTCGCCGTGGCCATGGTGGTGCTGGACGCGTGGCAGTACTTCATGCACCGGGTGATGCACTCGAGCCGGTACATGTACCGGCGGTTCCACTCGTGGCACCACCGCGTTGTGGCGCCCTACGCGTTCGCGGCGCAGTACAACCACCCGGTGGACGGCGTGCTCACGGAGACGCTGTCGGGCGCGGCCGCCTTCCTGGCCTCCGGGATgggcccgcgcgccgccgcggccTTCTTCATGTTCGCCACCGTGAAGGGGATAGACGACCACTGCGGGGTGCTGGTGCCGTGGAACCCGCTCCACGCCGTCTTCCGTGACAACAACACGGCGTACCACGACGTGCACCACCagctcggcggcggccgccgcAACTTCTCGCAGCCCTTCTTCGTGATCTGGGACCGGCTGTTGGGCACGTACGCGGGCTACACCGTGGAGGAGCGCCATGGTGGCGGCCTCCAGGTCAAGATCATTAAAGATAACGCATAG